The DNA segment CACATggcgtcgcccgccgccgccaacgcgtTGTCGCCGCGCGTGCCGCCCACTGCCTACCGGCCTTCGCCCGCTAGCTCGCTGCCCGCCGCTCGCGCGTCGTCCCGCCGACCTGCTGTGGTCGtgtgcctgccgccgccgcctgctagctcgcctcccgccgccgcgcgtcgtcTTGCCACTGCCAACACCGCGGGACAGCCCCGaccagagcgccgccgccgcgccctccaccGCGACAACCGACGCTATCGCCCCGATCCCTCTCACTCCTCCGCTGCCGTGGCCGAAGctgcctgccgccgctgctgccgcccaccgccgcagcTATTGGACTCGGGAGGaagatgggggaggagagagaacgagaggagaggaggtgggtaGGGATAGTTCAATGGCATTTTTACGTAATTAcactaaaaaattaaagggtaaTGGGTCTTTTGGGTGGagtggagcagcaaaaaccTAGCTCCACCCCCGTAGTACAATTTTGTGGAGCAACTCTGCTAACTCTGCTCCAAAAAACGGAGGATCTAgactgtttggcacaactccgactccaggtaagttggagttgggaactggagctgtaccaaacggGGCCTTATATGCCGATCTCCGGATCCACATCTAAAGTCTCCCCATGCGATTCAATGTACACACTTCCTCTGTCACTGCATCTCGTGCTCACTGGCCCGTTTGCGCCAGCCCTCTCATCAACACCGTGCGAGTCGCTCATCAATCACGTCATTCGCCCACACACCCAAGCCAGTAGTGGCTCCTGGTAGCATCAAGCATGCATGCCTCCTCGAGGTCTTCTTCCAACACCACGTTGTCAAGTGGGCCTGGCTCATCGGTTACCCTTTCTCACCGACTGTACTACACAGGTCTCGATTCGCTGCTATACGTGCTTGAGATAATATGTGATAGACATATGGGGCCAAGGGCATTTCTGACGCTTTTGCTATTTAATTGGTAGTGAATATTATAGTAGTTATGGTGTCAAATAGCATATATTCACATTTTGGGAATATCTTCCCTATAGATCAAATTTTGCTATATCCAGAAGCTAAATCTTGTATTAACGGTGTTGTACGGAAAATTCGCCCAAAAGAAGAACTCCTGGAGGACGGGAGTGTATATTCTGTAAACtttcaaaagaaatatttttataaataaaaacatatgcgtatacataaataaaaaaaaactcatcataAGAAAATGAGAATGGGCTTAATTGGCTCCAGTTTCTAGTGGGCTTGCTGGTTGCCCAAATGGACCAAGAACTGGCCTGTGTTGGTCCAGGCCGTCGTGCACAGCCTCTCTCCAccggcgagaggcggcggcggcgtgcacaGCCTCTCCCTCGAGCCGCTCCGGGGCTTCATGGCGCCATGGCCTCCTGCCCACGAGTAAGCCAcactcccccccccctccccccaccctgTTGATTGACTGCCGCATCTGCTTCCCCTACAAGCTTTTGCTTGATTATTCGCGGTCATTATTGCGCTTCGCAACCAAATCGAATGCGCCATTGGAGAGGAATCAGTGGCCGCTGCCTACCCCAAAGTTCAGTAGGTTCGTATGGGTAGTTTCATGGGCTCCCGATTCGTTTCTCAAAGGGATGTGAGTTTTAGGGATTCGACTAAGAGTCTAGGAGGATGTGGAGCgcgatatatatattttcagttTCTCAAGGGGGGCAGCCAGTGTAAAATACTCAATGAAACAACTTGTTAATCTGAGTACCATGAATTCCAGGATACACAATGTGCTTTAAGATGTAAAATTATGGTGATACAAATGTGCTTTCAAGCTGTACAATTACGATGTGCTAGTATTCACATGCTATACACAACTCGGGTATGCCTTCCTCAATTTATCTCTTCTGGAAGTTGAATATCTTGATTGAGAGCCCGAAAAGGAAGGCGAAGAGGACGGCAAATGAGACCACCATCACGGCAACCACCCACAAGAAGTCACGATGGTAACCAAAGTAGCTCTCGACAAagtcagatatacggacaccaTTATCAAACGTGTCAGTTACATCCCCGAACTGTGAGGTTACCAACCCGTAGAGTGTCCACGCAACAGGGCAGACCCAATAGTACCATCTCCACCATATTGGAATTCGCTGCCAATAAAAAAATAGGCTGTATTAGAAAAGGCAGATGCTCCATAAGTGAAATTACTATAAGACATTTGTGAAATATTAGTATACTTACAGTTCTTGGTATTATAAATCCTGAGAAAAGGTTCCATATGGCATAGAATGCAGTGGAAACAACAGAGGCCACGTTATAGCTTGGAGTCAGACCCACCGACATCATGCCATAAAATGTGTAGTATGATAAAGTGAAATACATGAAAAACAGGTACCAAAAGAACTTGGCAGCTGTCCACTCAAATCCAATCATTGCATACACTAGAACACCATATATTAAGGACTGAACAAGGATGTATGGAAGTTCAATTGCAACCTGCGGACAGAATTGTATGTTAGCAGCACATAGTGTTTCTTTTACCATTTTCTTCCAATTACTTCGGGAGTTGTTCAACCATTGTGTTATATCCtggttaaaatattttatataaccCTTTTAGAAGCCTCATATGTACAAGCTTCCATTTGATTTTGATGCTTTACATGTTAATTGAGCtgctcttttttccccttcaaATAATAATCTTCTCTTTCCTATCATACAAATATCAATGCCATTGTATAATAAAGTTCATGTAAAATAACTTTACCTGTCCCAAGGCGTATGGCAAAGGTGAATACATGTGAGCTGCTCGTTCCCTGTAGAACACAGTGCGTTCAACAGACACAACTGGCTGAACGGAAGAAGAATTCTGCACTCCCATAAATAAAACTGACGCATACATGGAGCCCATGGCATTGAACAAGTCCTGTTGATTGCTCCTGCAAGAGTGGAGTATCCTCAGTGAATTGTGACAGATATAATCTCAAGGTAGCCTCTCTAAATCAGTGGAAAATGTTGCATATACATTTTTACTTGTTTTTATTGACCGTATACCTTTTTCTGCCAACACCCCAGAACATTGTTCCAAACAACAGTGCAATTACAATGGTGTAGAAGTATTTGACAGCAGTATATGGAGGGTTTCTCCAGTAGGACAGACTTTGCTTCCATAGGCAAGCCAAACATTGTGTGATGAAAGTTTGAGAGTATTCTGTTGGAAAGGATAGGTCACTTGAACCATCAGGAGGTGAGCTTAGCTCCTTTATCATACTTTTATTCCTCCTGTAATGCAAAAGAGACTATAATATTATTGAACTGTTAACATTGACTCGTTTAGATGCTTTTGAACATAAATTGCTACAGTAATAATCATGTTACACATATAGTGGCAGTTTGAAGCATTTGTGATGGGCCATTCATGATTTGAGCTTCATTTATAgtccatatttttttcacaaacagGCTCATCTTTTCCATTTAGTGACTTACCCTCTTGAAAATAGTTAAGACACACTGAACATGATACTAATCGTTGCTGCCTTAATTTTCCAATATAAAATTGCGGAGCTTAAAATTTGCATGGTCTATAGTCAAAATTATCAACCATATGGCAACCAGGTACTTACCTGTACAGTTCAGAATTCTTGTATATTTCACTGAAGTTAACCCCAGTTATCTGTTCCTGTACAGTACTAGTCACTTCCAGCATCCATGTTGATGGATTGTAGCCATGTTTTATTTTGCTGACACCTTCAATAGACTTTAGAAAATGAAAGCAGCTCAATTACATGTTTTTAGAGCAAAAAGTCAAATTGATGgtaacatatataatttttttacctcAAAATATCTGATCAATTCACACGAGTGCTGACCTACTGGACCTACATAAATCTCCTCACCTCCTCGTTTCATCAGGAATAGCTGCAAAGATAGTATAAGTATGTATTGAAAGAGTGCATCTTAAATCCATGTGACAAAAGAAGTGGGTATGATTTCTATCACCTCATCAAAAGATTCAAATATGTCAATGCTTGGTTGGTGAATTGTGCAAACAACTGTTCTTCCTGTGTCCACAGTATTTCTTATTGCCCTCATGACAATGGCTGCTGCTCGTGCATCAAGTCCAGATGTTGGTTCATCCATGAATATGATAGATGGGTTAGCAACTAGCTCCACTGCTATTGTTAGCCTTTTCCTTTGTTCTGTTGATAATCCACTAACGCCAGGCAATCCAACCAAGGAGTCTTTTAAGGGGGAAAGCTCCACAAGTTCCATGACCTCATCAATAAACATCTGCAAACCAGATTTCATTTGTCATAATATGCATGATGGTCTTACGAGTTACGAAATAAATGTCTACTATGCAAATATGACCAGAACATCCCCTCTAGTTTATGTATGAAACTTTGCAGCTAAAATTTTTAGCACCATCTATTTGTTGATTGATACATTGCATGGCATTCTAGATCAATTGAAAAGAAATGCATTCTCATTTTTAATCATGCCGTGTATGCTTTTATGGTATATGCTTACATATTAAAATACTAGTtattttttgtcaaacctttCTTGTTGCAGAATCAATTTCCGCAGGCAATCGGAGCCATGCAGAGAATGCAAGAGACTCGTAGACAGTAACATTTGGTGAATGGATGTCATTCTGCTCACAGTATCCTGATACACGAGCAAAAGTTTCTTGCTTCTTTGGATAGCCAGAGATGGTAATGTTACCCTCTATGTATCCACTGGTCTTCCTCCCAGCCAACACATCCATCAATGTTGTTTTTCCAGCACCACTGACACCCATAAGAGCTGTAAGTACTCCTGGCCTAAATGAACCACTGATGCCCTTCAATAGCTCCAACCGGCTCTCTGTCACACCTTGTGCTTTAATTACCTACAAGTTTCATTGGATATTAAAGCCAGTTAGAGTTGCTCTTAAGTATTATAGATATAGGAGAATCTTCATACTGAGCATGCACATTTCagatatatttatatttcagTAATTCTCTACCAAATACCTCTGGCATGTCAACACTGTATCTTATATCTTCAAACGTGATGGAGAGAGGTACAAAAGGGAGAACCATTCCTTTCTTGCCTGGACTAGAATTCACTGTTGCATGGTTGGAAATTGCTTCATCATTACTATCATCCGCAGTGTCTGGTAGGCATATCACATATCCGAGGTTGTTGTTAGATGGAAACTCATTATGTTAAATCATATTTAGACAGCTAAATACAAAAGCGAACAGTACTTGTGTTGGTGGTAATTCGTCCTCTCGAGGATGCTTCTATAACATCACCGGTCAGATTAGCTTGTTTTATCTTCAACGTCTCCTCAGATATTGTTGGCTGATTGCTGTCAAATGCTGCAGTGAAAGAATGCATAAAAatgagaaattataaaaatgagaATTTATAAGCTCTGGCattccaaatataatttatttctgACTCACGATTGAGGAATGTGAGGCAGATTGTGTAGAGGATATTGAATAGCAGGACGTATCCGAGCAATGCACCAACACCAATCCAATACCATTTGGCCTCAGGGAAAACTCCACGGGATTCAAGAACTAGTTTTCCAAGTGGCTCCCTGAAACCGGGTATTGTCTGCAGTACAGCAAGAACAGAACACTTTAGCCAGACATTCATATAATGGCTGTTAATCGATTTccatgagtattttttttaccttgttCCAGCTGTGACCTAGAAATTCGTTTACTGATATGGCATTTTGTGCATACATCAGGGGTGATAT comes from the Oryza glaberrima chromosome 9, OglaRS2, whole genome shotgun sequence genome and includes:
- the LOC127784460 gene encoding ABC transporter G family member 53, encoding MDDAGEIHALGGSLRREASSARSGDAAVFFSRSSSRDEDDEEALRWAALEKLPTYDRARTAVLAMPEGELREVNVQRLGPQERHALLQRLAWVGDDHARFLSKFKDRVDRVGIELPTIEVRYENLNVEAEAYVGSRGLPTILNTYANVLEGLANTLHITPNRKQKISILHNVSGIIKPHRMTLLLGPPGAGKTTLLLALAGNVPSGLKVSGQITYNGHTMDEFEPRRSAAYVSQHDLHMGELTVRETVNFSAKCQGIGHRYDLLMELSRREKEENIKPDPEVDIYLKAAATGEQKAEVVTNHILKVLGLDICADTIVGNNMLRGISGGQKKRVTTAEMIVTPGRALFMDEISTGLDSSTTYNIVDSIRQTIHIVGGTAVIALLQPAPETYELFDDIILLSDGQVVYNGPREHVLEFFESVGFKCPERKGVADFLQEVTSRKDQRQYWMHGDETYRYVPVKEFAEAFQSFHVGQAIRSELAIPFDKSRSHPAALKTSKYGASMKELLKANIDREILLMKRNSFVYIFKATQLTLMTFIAMTVFIRTNMHHDSITNGGIYMGALFFGILMIMFNGLAEVGLTIAKLPVFFKQRDLLFYPAWTYSLPSWIIKTPLSLLNVTIWVFITYYVIGFDPNVERLFRQFLLLLVMNETSSGLFRFIAGFARHQVVASTMGSFCILIFMLLGGFILSRENVKKWWIWGYWISPLMYAQNAISVNEFLGHSWNKTIPGFREPLGKLVLESRGVFPEAKWYWIGVGALLGYVLLFNILYTICLTFLNPFDSNQPTISEETLKIKQANLTGDVIEASSRGRITTNTNTADDSNDEAISNHATVNSSPGKKGMVLPFVPLSITFEDIRYSVDMPEVIKAQGVTESRLELLKGISGSFRPGVLTALMGVSGAGKTTLMDVLAGRKTSGYIEGNITISGYPKKQETFARVSGYCEQNDIHSPNVTVYESLAFSAWLRLPAEIDSATRKMFIDEVMELVELSPLKDSLVGLPGVSGLSTEQRKRLTIAVELVANPSIIFMDEPTSGLDARAAAIVMRAIRNTVDTGRTVVCTIHQPSIDIFESFDELFLMKRGGEEIYVGPVGQHSCELIRYFESIEGVSKIKHGYNPSTWMLEVTSTVQEQITGVNFSEIYKNSELYRRNKSMIKELSSPPDGSSDLSFPTEYSQTFITQCLACLWKQSLSYWRNPPYTAVKYFYTIVIALLFGTMFWGVGRKRSNQQDLFNAMGSMYASVLFMGVQNSSSVQPVVSVERTVFYRERAAHMYSPLPYALGQVAIELPYILVQSLIYGVLVYAMIGFEWTAAKFFWYLFFMYFTLSYYTFYGMMSVGLTPSYNVASVVSTAFYAIWNLFSGFIIPRTRIPIWWRWYYWVCPVAWTLYGLVTSQFGDVTDTFDNGVRISDFVESYFGYHRDFLWVVAVMVVSFAVLFAFLFGLSIKIFNFQKR